The genome window ACCAGAACCACATGACGTGTTTTGATGGAGGGTTCGTTTCCGTCTTAAGAATGCAATGGTTTAATATTTTATATCTGCACAACCAAGTCGTGCTCTTGACCTCAAAACGTTTGTAAGACAACAAGTCTCTCTGAGCTTCGCAGGAAGAGTTTTTCTACGATAAGCCGCCCTGCTCGCAGGTAACGACGCGGCTGATGACGGTCGGGTTCCTCTTGGAACGTCCCATTGTTAATGTGATCAGGAACCTCCTCCCACGGCTCAAGTGTGCtgggaaaacaaaatgtgaagATTGATTCTTACTGGAAGTGAGGATTTAAATTCGGGTTTCCAGCTGCTGGTTGAGGAACAttttggtctgttttttttcagtcacGCCACGATGACGAGCTCGTCCGGACAAACGAGACGATGACCTGTAAATCTGCTCTAGAAGACGCAATTGCATTAGATAAATGGACGTTGATTTGATATATTTAACAGTCAACATCTTTAAACCACCGCGGTTTCAAACTCCTCTGAACGTCCATTTGCGATGTGGGTTCGTCTCAGTCTGTGATGGAAAAGAAGCTTCTGCTCGGTTTGTAATTCCGAGGATGTGGGATTAGTTCATCGTTCCACCTTCTGTAGCGACATTACGGCCTGTAATATCTTGGAAAGGAAATCCATAATAAATGAATCCTAGCTGCGTTTGATGCCAATGGGAGCCTTTAAAGTTATGCATCATTTCATAACGGcttgtttattaaaaaatgagCACTTCCCTTCCCTATCCGTGTGATACCTGCAGGATTaagttgtgtgttttgtacATGTTGAATTGCCAGAACTCCGTTAAGTCTTCCTCTTAAGATAATCCCTCGGTGTCTTGAAATAACGCTTTGCTCCTGCGAGTGGGAGACCGCTGGTTGGTTCACAGCCCGGCCGCGGCTCACCTGACTACTGATAACTGCGCCAGCAGTCCGATCTGCTGAGCATGTGTTGCACTTTAGGAGCAATAGCAGTGAGAAAGAACCACCAGTACGTcctgtaaataaaacactttataCTTGGAAAGAAAGAATCTATGAATAAAGACAATCAAACACGTCTAGCAGCTTCTCTGCAGCTCAGGCATGCAGACACCTTGTCCCTTGACACCTTTATGTCCGTGGGTTCTCCTTCTCAAAGGGTTTGACACCGCGTGTGAGACAATACCCAGTCCTGAGGAATCATTAAAGTGAAAGAGACTGGAACCGCCATTTCTTTTCGCCGCCGTCGGTTGGTAGCTGCTCGTGTTTCATGTGTGCCCACACTTCATCACCCGGGCTGTTTGTGGTCTTGGGGggttagtgagtgtgtgtgtggggggtagTGGGGCGTCCCAATCAGAGCTCCCTGTAGCTGCCGACGTCTCGCACCGGTCCCGGGCTGTTGAACACCAGGGAGCTCGTTGGGCTGTGCGCGTGCGGGAAGAAGGAGGGGATGTAGGGGATGGCGGCCATCAGCATGGGGCTGATCTGGGGGCTCTCGTCGTGGCAGGGCAGAGAGATGACCACGTCGTCCTGGTCCCACACGTGGAAGGCGTTGTGGGCGAACGGGTGCACCAGAGGCGGGTGGCTGGAGGCCGTGCGCTGCGGCGGGCTGctgtctttctccttctcttcatccCCGGTCGGGCCGAGCACGCACTCTGAACAGGGGAGAGGCCTTTGGGTTAAATACCAACGATATCGAAAAGGGAACGACGTCAGTGTTTGGCTTTACATGTCAGtaggagacacacaaagactttaCATGTCAGTAAGGGACAGACAAAGTCTTTACATGTCagtaagagacacacaaagactttaCATGTCAGTAagggacacacaaagactttACATGTCagtaagagacacacaaagtCTTTACATGTCagtaagagacacacaaagactttaCATGTCagtaagagacacacaaagactttaCATGTCAGTAGGAGACACATAAAGACTTTACATGTCAGTAagggacacacaaagactttACATGTCAGTAGGAGACACATAAAGACTTTACATGTCAGTAagggacacacaaagactttACATGTCAGTAagggacacacaaagactttACATGTCAGTAagggacacacaaagactttACATGTCAGTAAGGGACAGACAAAGACTTTACATGTCagtaagagacacacaaagtCTTTACATGTCagtaagagacacacaaagtCTTTACATGTCagtaagagacacacaaagactttaCATGTCAGtaggagacacacaaagactttaCATGTCAGTAGGAGACACATAAAGACGAGGGAGTAACGTTAAAAATGTTGGTAACAATTTTATACTTATATATTGAAACCTTGGGTTGAAACAATTAGCAGGCAAACGTTTGTTATGTAACGTCTCTGTTCAAACAAAGTAATGAATACATGGCTGAAATAGTTTAACGTACAGATAAACAGCGGTGCAGCGTTATATAGAACGGAAACAGCTCGTAGCTAGTTGTAGCCGTTATAGCAATAGTAGActaaaaagtgaaaatatcCTCATCTAGAAATGAATGGGTGAACAATGTTAAATAGTTTTCTAATGGtaaattaattgaatacacGTTTGAAGTTTGTTAGCTAAAAGTAACGAATGAATGATATTACAGCCACAAGGAATGAAACGAAGATGTTCAATtgtatgaaattaaataatatcCAGTTCTTTATATCGCTAATGAACTAAAGGGTTCTTCAGTAGCCGAATGATTAGTGCTGATCCCTGATGACCTTTTGACCTCACCGTCACTTTATCAACACCTCCATCTGACGAATGACGCCTAAAAACCCACCTGTTATGTCGATGGCCAGATCCTTGATGAGATGCCCCACGATGGCGTAGGcgacccccaccaccaccatgccGGCCATGAGCACGTACAGCACGCCCTTCGGCAGCGGGATCAGGTCCTTCACGGGCGGCCGGTACTGCCGGTACATGGGCTCCTCGGTCGGCGGGGCCATCGCGTACCCTTTCCCGCTGTAGTTGGAGGCGACCAGGAGGCTTCCGTTCGCGAGCAGCGACATTTTACTCCCGCGTCTTGTTGCACCACTCAAAGctgaagacaacaacaacaacaacaacgcaacCTGCTGAAttcctgcagagaaaaacaaaacaaaatgaacgtGTTGGTAAGTGACAGCTTTTAAAACGTTGAACTTCGCTGCTAACCTTATTCTGTTGCTCCAGACGTGTGAGTGACGCGCATCCCTGCCGGTGTTTCTGCGCCGGTCGCGTGAGGCCTTCTGTCCGCtctgtccgcggtgctgaaatGAAGCGCGCCCTCTGGCCGGCGGGTCTGGACCTCTTAGCTCCGCCCACCTGAGCCCTTAATTCCCACAAATTACCGAGAAATCGACTCGTGGGAAAAATCAACCAAAGCCTTTGTTTCCGATGCGTGGAGAGCTGATCCAAGCCGATCCAAGCCGGGTAGGTTACCCGGGGGCATGAACATTACTTCACACCCCAAGTAGGGCAACTTTAAAGCATGTACAGatatatcaaataaataaatattaactaAATCCCAACTCGCTTCCACACCAATCGGTGAAATGTTTAATTGTTGATAGTGAAATACAACTAAATGCCTCAGTGATGTCAGCCTTTGTTTTTTGTAGTAAAGCTTTGACTCCCATTACCTCTGTTACACGAACGACACTCGCGTGATGTCACAAGAatggcagaggtcaaaggtcagtgggATGGCTTAACAGTACAGAAATATTGTAACAAGATTTAGTGATGCTACCAGTTACGCGTTAAGCTTCAGATGCTTTCgttaaaataaatcacataaTAGTCCCAGTATTTAAGTGCAAATCCACATCTACTTTACTACTTAAACACTTAACTGTCAAAGTCAAAATAATGAGAAAATAAGTGACGATTGAGATTTAAGACCAAATGATCAGGTAAGCCAAAAAACCTTAATACAACTACTTTAATGAATCAACGGCGAGGATGTTGTCTGACACGCAGGGCATCAAATATAAACATCTCAAATACATGAACTCTGAGGGATTTATTTAGAGAACACTTCAAGGCCCAAACAGGTCAAATTATCTAATATTGCACAATTGGCCACAGTATGTATACAAAGCAGAACATAGTTCATTCTCTCCTCGTTCATAAATCATCTCACACCCCCTCCATATGAATGTCACTGAGGGGGAAATAACAGCTGGCTTATGTCCCTAAAACGAAAATAACTTGTTTATTTAAGTTTGACCTGTCAAACCATGCAAGGTTATGACCTCTTAGTGATAAACACCTCACTGTAGTAACTGAGCTGGTCACAGATGTTCTCTCACATGATACAAACACTGCACAAGCAATTAAAAACAAGTCGGAGGCATTTATGCAATTTTCTCTTTAGAATATCAGTAATAACGACAGCAGCATATGTAAAAGTCTATGCATTAATACGACGGGGGATTAAACCTCAAACTGTTATGATCAAGACTAGAAAAAGTCCTTTTCTTTAAGTTGGAAAAATCAACTTCtgaacaaatcacacacacttaGATAGTGACTCGTTCATTTCCTCAAAATAAAGCACTCCATATCGCGCTGACCTAATAATGAAGTCGTCATAACTGTGTGCCTCAGTGAGGACAAACATTGTGAGGACAAACATTGTCTTTCTACAGATGGGAACTCAGGAGTTTGGCAGCGGGGCTCCTGCTGTTTGGGCGAGACGAGGTCCCCGTCTATTTGCCCACAGTGAAGGACTGCAGTCCTGTGATGGCTCGTCCCAGGATCAGCGCGTGGATGTCGTGGGTACCTGGAGGATGAGCAGGAGGCGACGGCACAGGATCAGCATCTCACAATTACATATAGATCAATGCAATGACATAATCGGATCAAAATTGGACTAAAAGCCAAAACACATCATCTGTGTTTctcgtctccctcctcaccttcGTACGTGTTGACAGCCTCCAGGTTCATGACGTGGCGGATGATGTGGTACTCGTCTGAGATGCCGTTTCCTCCCAGCATGTCCCTGGCCTGCCTGGCGATGTCCAGGGCCTTGCCGCAGCTGTTCCTCTTCAGCATGGAGATCATTTCCGGGGCGGCTCTGCCGAGAGAACAAGTTAGTCGGTAgttctcacaaacacatttgaagGACTTGATCCCATTTGACCCTTTATGTAGCTCCATCCAGTCAAGCTTTCTTCCAGTACTTTGCTTTATGACACAATACCATCAGCCTCTGGGACACTTTGCGATTAGTTGGATCTGCAATAACTGTATTTGACACCAACTTTCATGACCTAAACTAACTAAAGGAGGAAATACTTCTACCACTTCTATATGGTCTGCAGCTGGGCCCCTCGTGAAGGGACAATAGCATCACATCTTTACCTTTTAGCATCGATTAGTCTTCCCAGCTGCACACAGGCCTGCAGGCCGATGGTGATCTCTGTCAGCATGTCGGCCATTTTCTTCTGCATCAGCTGGTTCCTTGCCAGTGGCACGCCGAACTGGATTCTGGTGTGGACAACAACAGCGCCTCGTTATCCACTTGTTTTACTAAGCAATGATCCGTCCAGAGTGAAATAAGAGACGACATCGAGGCCGTCCGACCTGTCCAGCGTGTACTGCCGAGCTGCGTGGAAACAGAACTCGGCTGCGCCCAAAGCGCCCCAGGCGATGCCGTAGCGAGCGTTGTTCAGGCAGCCGAAAGGACCctggaagcagcaggaggaggagtgatGAGCGATGCAAGTAAGACCTTTCTAATATTAGCATGGACGTGTCAAGTCTTTTGACCACGTTCCACAAACGCCGGGCCGCCTGGCTGCACTCACCGCGAGGCCCGAGACGTTGGGCAGCAGGTTCTCCTCGGGGACCTCCACCTCGTCCATGACGATCATGCCGGTGGCCGAGGCTCGGAGGGAGAACTTGCCCTCGATCTTGGGCGTCGTCAGGCCCTTCATGCCGCGCTCCAGGATGAAGCCGCGGACCTTCCCGTCGTCGCACTTGGCCCAGACGACGGCTACGTCCGCCACCGGGGAGTTGGTGATCCTGAGACCGGAGGCAGAGGGAGC of Gasterosteus aculeatus chromosome 11, fGasAcu3.hap1.1, whole genome shotgun sequence contains these proteins:
- the LOC144384613 gene encoding uncharacterized protein LOC144384613: MSLLANGSLLVASNYSGKGYAMAPPTEEPMYRQYRPPVKDLIPLPKGVLYVLMAGMVVVGVAYAIVGHLIKDLAIDITECVLGPTGDEEKEKDSSPPQRTASSHPPLVHPFAHNAFHVWDQDDVVISLPCHDESPQISPMLMAAIPYIPSFFPHAHSPTSSLVFNSPGPVRDVGSYREL
- the LOC120828186 gene encoding glutaryl-CoA dehydrogenase, mitochondrial, which produces MALRGALWRLLLDPHRRAVVSACRAQGTAAAARCDNEKVASKSKTPKVQFNWRDGLDLEGLLTEEEIMIRDSFRTYCQEKLMPRILMANRNEVFDREIVSEMGEMGVLGPTIKGYGCAGTSYVAYGLIAREVESVDSGYRSVMSVQSSLVMHPINAYGTEEQKQKYLPKLARGEILGCFGLTEPNHGSDPSGMETRAKYNPSSRTYSVTGSKTWITNSPVADVAVVWAKCDDGKVRGFILERGMKGLTTPKIEGKFSLRASATGMIVMDEVEVPEENLLPNVSGLAGPFGCLNNARYGIAWGALGAAEFCFHAARQYTLDRIQFGVPLARNQLMQKKMADMLTEITIGLQACVQLGRLIDAKRAAPEMISMLKRNSCGKALDIARQARDMLGGNGISDEYHIIRHVMNLEAVNTYEGTHDIHALILGRAITGLQSFTVGK